One Candidatus Poribacteria bacterium genomic window carries:
- a CDS encoding Gfo/Idh/MocA family oxidoreductase: MTTEAKSPVRWGILSTANIATKVARAIHFAENADLVAVASRTEERAATWAQEHNIPTAYGTYDALLADESLDAIYIPLPPSLHAEWTIKAAEHGKHVLCEKPLAANTDEAIAMADACRQNGVQLMDGVMWVHHERTTAMKKKLGDGTLGRLRRVTAAFTFNWDTIPVGNIRAMKEFAGGSLGDLGYYCVRAILWAFEELPTQVFATARYKVGVDFNLAGILWFSDERIATLDCGFDTGLRKWFEVAGTRASIVCDDFTVPTSEDTARFWVHGPDGNEQNTVDGGIQEVKMIETFSQIVQSGNLETQWSEVAVDTMRVCDALLESDRRKEIVKL, encoded by the coding sequence ATGACAACTGAAGCAAAATCACCCGTCCGCTGGGGGATCCTCAGCACAGCAAACATCGCAACAAAAGTCGCCCGTGCAATCCATTTCGCCGAAAACGCAGATTTAGTTGCAGTTGCGAGTCGAACAGAGGAACGCGCTGCAACATGGGCGCAGGAACACAATATTCCCACGGCTTACGGCACTTATGACGCGCTTCTCGCCGACGAATCGCTTGATGCCATCTACATCCCCTTACCCCCCTCACTTCACGCCGAATGGACAATCAAAGCCGCCGAACACGGCAAACACGTCCTCTGTGAGAAACCGCTCGCTGCAAACACCGATGAGGCGATCGCAATGGCAGATGCCTGTCGCCAAAACGGGGTACAACTCATGGACGGTGTGATGTGGGTTCACCATGAACGCACCACGGCGATGAAGAAGAAATTAGGGGACGGCACCCTCGGACGGCTCCGACGCGTGACAGCAGCGTTTACTTTCAATTGGGACACAATTCCTGTCGGGAATATCCGCGCAATGAAGGAGTTCGCAGGGGGCAGTCTCGGAGATTTAGGCTACTACTGTGTCCGCGCCATTCTCTGGGCATTCGAGGAGCTGCCGACACAGGTGTTCGCGACGGCGCGTTACAAAGTCGGCGTGGATTTTAATCTTGCGGGGATCCTCTGGTTCAGCGATGAACGCATCGCTACCTTAGATTGTGGGTTTGATACAGGACTTCGGAAGTGGTTTGAGGTCGCCGGCACACGGGCATCAATCGTTTGTGATGATTTCACCGTCCCGACTTCTGAAGACACTGCTCGGTTTTGGGTGCATGGACCAGATGGAAATGAACAAAACACGGTTGACGGGGGCATTCAGGAGGTCAAGATGATTGAAACATTCTCTCAGATTGTGCAATCCGGGAACCTTGAGACGCAGTGGTCCGAAGTGGCAGTAGACACAATGCGTGTTTGTGATGCCTTACTTGAATCAGATCGACGT